A genomic window from Thiomonas arsenitoxydans includes:
- a CDS encoding EAL domain-containing protein has translation MYEKLNISAEPPAPAEQQAALRALLAAVQPDLNGVVEAFIRQFYDELLKQTRFSRVLKLLSETEFSRLRSNQERHLRSLFVGSSEASVRVARHVGRVHALIGLDASWLVEAYGLYTRLLIGHFAAWVEPSERAALLRYFITRLQDELQWQIEGHEDIVRQFDAALVRIDAAILTAHTLSDLLRAVLGALENIEGVLAGTIGRPDAAGVVQFEHAFGSRFKSLYLDRIDSGEAAFTTVRGDAAEGLGVSGRAWRSREVQYTASYACDPAILPWKDVADELGVRSAVSIPILDASGQPIALMDLYSSYPGFFTSSTRRVFVEHLQKVLGLAFARYAHSPSGVVPYARRQFYVDLLDHSGLQMRYQPVVNLKTGRPEKFEALARLQRRDGGELIAPGEFLPVLGAHDMWRLFSLGLEQALHARQRWAQQGVDLDVSVNMPPVALSDPRYVERVEQLLRSHALDPRRLTLELLESSDLDISERRDALLARFRATGVRLAEDDLGSGYSSLLRLDSFPFDEVKIDQGLLGGLGKAPRRALDFIQHLTRLAHDLGSTVVVEGLESAGLVEAAIILQADAGQGYGLARPMPADAVVDWVHGFHLTINRDHPRTALGIYAAHLLWEQRLAYMTPWPDALPLAARAATALHHYIEVEGLEGGPLHLAYQRLISALSEGLETPAFARAQQDMRRQLDLLVRAELGQ, from the coding sequence ATGTATGAAAAGTTGAATATCTCAGCCGAGCCGCCAGCGCCCGCCGAGCAGCAGGCGGCCTTGCGTGCGCTGCTTGCTGCGGTGCAGCCCGATCTCAATGGGGTGGTCGAGGCTTTCATCCGGCAGTTCTACGACGAGCTGCTCAAGCAGACCCGGTTTTCGCGCGTGCTCAAGTTGTTGTCGGAGACCGAGTTTTCGCGCCTGCGCAGCAACCAGGAGCGCCATCTGCGCAGTCTGTTTGTCGGCAGCAGCGAAGCTTCGGTGCGGGTGGCGCGGCATGTGGGGCGAGTGCACGCGCTCATCGGGCTCGATGCGTCGTGGCTGGTCGAGGCTTACGGGCTATACACCCGCTTGCTGATCGGTCACTTTGCGGCGTGGGTCGAGCCGTCGGAGCGGGCGGCTTTGCTGCGCTACTTCATCACCCGACTGCAGGATGAGTTGCAGTGGCAGATCGAGGGGCACGAAGACATCGTCCGGCAGTTCGACGCGGCGCTGGTTCGCATCGACGCGGCCATTCTCACGGCGCACACCCTCAGCGATCTGTTGCGCGCCGTGCTCGGCGCGCTGGAAAACATTGAGGGTGTGCTGGCGGGCACGATTGGGCGGCCTGATGCGGCAGGCGTGGTTCAGTTCGAACACGCCTTCGGCAGCCGCTTCAAGTCGCTCTACCTCGACCGCATCGACTCGGGCGAAGCCGCGTTCACCACGGTGCGCGGCGATGCGGCGGAAGGCTTGGGCGTCTCGGGCCGCGCCTGGCGCAGCCGCGAGGTGCAGTACACCGCGTCGTATGCCTGCGATCCGGCGATCCTGCCCTGGAAGGATGTGGCGGACGAGCTGGGCGTGCGCAGCGCCGTGTCCATTCCCATTCTCGACGCCTCGGGCCAGCCCATTGCGTTGATGGATCTTTACAGCAGCTATCCCGGTTTTTTCACCAGTTCGACGCGCCGGGTGTTCGTCGAGCATCTGCAAAAGGTGCTGGGCTTGGCGTTTGCCCGTTATGCGCATAGTCCTTCGGGCGTGGTGCCTTACGCGCGACGGCAGTTCTATGTCGATCTGCTCGATCATTCGGGCCTGCAGATGCGGTATCAGCCCGTGGTCAACCTCAAGACGGGTCGGCCCGAGAAATTCGAGGCGCTCGCGCGGCTGCAGCGGCGCGATGGCGGCGAGCTGATCGCGCCGGGTGAGTTTCTGCCCGTGCTGGGCGCGCACGATATGTGGCGCTTGTTCAGTCTGGGCCTGGAGCAGGCCTTGCATGCCCGGCAGCGCTGGGCGCAGCAAGGCGTCGACCTCGATGTGTCGGTGAACATGCCACCCGTGGCGCTGAGCGATCCGCGTTATGTGGAGCGGGTGGAGCAACTGCTGCGCAGCCATGCGCTCGATCCGCGCCGCCTCACCCTGGAATTGCTGGAAAGCAGCGATCTCGACATTTCGGAGCGGCGCGACGCGCTCTTGGCGCGGTTTCGTGCCACCGGCGTGCGTCTGGCCGAAGACGATCTCGGCTCAGGCTACAGCTCGCTGCTGCGGCTCGACAGCTTTCCGTTCGACGAGGTGAAGATCGACCAGGGCCTGCTGGGCGGGTTGGGCAAGGCGCCGCGCCGGGCGCTCGATTTCATCCAGCATCTCACCCGGCTGGCGCACGATCTGGGCAGCACCGTCGTGGTCGAAGGGCTGGAGTCGGCCGGGCTGGTGGAGGCGGCCATCATTCTGCAGGCCGACGCCGGGCAGGGCTACGGGCTGGCTCGCCCCATGCCCGCCGACGCGGTGGTGGACTGGGTGCACGGATTTCATTTGACGATCAACCGCGATCATCCCCGCACGGCCCTGGGCATCTACGCGGCTCATCTGTTGTGGGAGCAGCGGCTGGCCTATATGACGCCCTGGCCCGACGCGCTGCCGCTCGCGGCCCGCGCCGCCACCGCCTTGCATCATTACATCGAGGTGGAGGGGCTGGAGGGCGGGCCGCTGCACCTGGCCTACCAGCGCCTCATCAGCGCCCTGAGCGAGGGGCTGGAGACGCCGGCATTCGCCCGCGCGCAGCAAGACATGCGTCGGCAGCTCGACCTGCTGGTGCGCGCCGAACTGGGGCAATGA
- a CDS encoding flagellar biosynthesis anti-sigma factor FlgM gives MIPIQNSPLSSASTAASGSAAASRRAGSVVGSVANPSVNPAGAAATEQVSISGAGQMLNLASTQGATPPASDARISELQNAIRSDQYVVNPQRIASGLLQDSQALIGATKPASN, from the coding sequence ATGATTCCCATCCAGAATTCCCCCCTATCCAGCGCCTCGACCGCCGCCAGCGGCTCGGCTGCGGCTTCGCGGCGCGCGGGCTCGGTTGTCGGCTCGGTTGCCAATCCGTCGGTTAATCCGGCGGGCGCGGCGGCCACCGAACAGGTCTCCATCTCGGGGGCCGGGCAAATGCTCAACCTTGCCAGCACGCAGGGCGCAACGCCTCCGGCCAGCGACGCGCGCATCAGCGAACTGCAAAACGCCATTCGCAGCGATCAATACGTGGTCAATCCGCAGCGCATCGCTAGTGGTCTATTGCAGGACAGCCAGGCCCTGATCGGCGCGACCAAGCCTGCTTCCAACTGA
- a CDS encoding flagella synthesis protein FlgN yields MSQSVDSLLRLQLDKLQAFDRLLIEEHACLLRAATDQLPALTERKNSLLAEIDALERERIVQFGAQTEAGATSAPPLWSAVQTLARSIAEANQRNGAMISALMRSTEGALQILRGNAEGVDLYGAHGQGQPGNGPVRLQVSA; encoded by the coding sequence ATGTCGCAGTCGGTCGATTCTCTGCTTCGCCTGCAACTCGACAAGTTGCAGGCTTTCGACCGCTTGCTGATTGAAGAGCATGCCTGCCTGCTGCGCGCCGCCACAGATCAACTGCCCGCGCTGACCGAGCGTAAAAACAGCCTGCTGGCCGAGATCGACGCGCTGGAGCGCGAACGCATCGTGCAGTTTGGCGCGCAGACCGAAGCGGGCGCTACATCCGCTCCCCCCTTGTGGAGCGCGGTTCAAACCCTGGCGCGCAGCATCGCCGAGGCCAATCAGCGCAACGGCGCCATGATCTCGGCGCTGATGCGCAGCACCGAAGGGGCCTTGCAAATTTTGCGCGGCAACGCTGAAGGCGTCGATCTTTACGGCGCTCACGGCCAGGGCCAACCCGGCAACGGCCCGGTTCGCCTGCAAGTCAGCGCCTGA
- a CDS encoding carbon storage regulator: protein MLILTRRPGEAIRIGDNIRLVVLQSAPGKVRLGIEGPLDLRILREELYAQISQGNQAAVAPQGLSLAQWVSGSVDAPVDLPPHGESS, encoded by the coding sequence ATGCTCATTCTGACGCGCCGCCCCGGTGAAGCCATCCGCATTGGGGACAACATCCGCCTGGTCGTGCTGCAGTCCGCGCCCGGCAAGGTGCGCCTCGGCATTGAGGGTCCGCTTGACTTGCGCATTCTGCGCGAAGAACTCTATGCCCAGATCAGCCAGGGCAACCAGGCTGCGGTGGCGCCGCAAGGGCTGTCTCTGGCGCAATGGGTTTCTGGGTCGGTTGACGCCCCGGTTGACCTGCCCCCTCATGGAGAGTCGAGTTGA
- the fliW gene encoding flagellar assembly protein FliW, translated as MEVATRFGLLPVGQNQIWTVSSPLPGFETLQRFVLIGVQTERPFLWLQSIDDAGVSFLLAPAAHFGLRYARIDAQSLPMVMVLLPTQSGQPLRAHGQAPLVFDAQLGQFEQHIVEASEVEGDGVFAPLTEVLVPPGLMSRLLVLNPQ; from the coding sequence ATGGAAGTGGCCACGCGCTTTGGCTTGCTTCCCGTTGGGCAAAATCAAATCTGGACGGTGTCGTCGCCGCTGCCGGGATTCGAGACCCTGCAGCGCTTTGTGCTCATCGGCGTGCAAACCGAGCGGCCCTTCTTGTGGCTGCAGTCGATCGACGATGCGGGGGTGAGCTTTTTGCTCGCGCCGGCAGCGCATTTTGGTTTGCGCTATGCGCGGATCGACGCGCAATCCCTGCCTATGGTGATGGTGCTTCTGCCCACGCAGAGTGGGCAGCCGCTGCGCGCGCACGGACAGGCGCCCTTGGTGTTTGATGCGCAGTTGGGGCAGTTCGAGCAGCACATCGTCGAGGCTTCCGAGGTGGAGGGCGATGGTGTTTTCGCGCCCCTGACCGAAGTGCTCGTGCCGCCAGGGCTGATGTCGCGACTGCTGGTGCTGAATCCGCAGTAA
- a CDS encoding flagellar brake protein — translation MKEVTAKLFREEYQVNSEQKADHVLHKIIERHEPLAVLPHDRAEEFSSALLVVNRPKHWLIIDELTPDGGNRRLENGAPFFTIGRYEGVFVGFQSKLIERIDYEGYGALRIAYPEQLYYLQRRNFFRVTVAPGDLSTVDLQRRGAKPLYGQCHDLSVNGMRLLVPSALDYALTTGEYIPMVRFSLEDVELAVEAEVRFVGALRDTKTRQPMRPLGIQFLNMAPAFEQRLQQYVQRRDRELLRDARR, via the coding sequence ATGAAAGAGGTCACCGCCAAATTGTTCCGCGAGGAATATCAGGTCAACTCCGAGCAGAAGGCCGATCATGTGCTGCACAAAATCATCGAGCGCCACGAGCCACTGGCCGTGCTGCCGCATGATCGCGCCGAGGAATTCAGCTCGGCGCTGCTGGTGGTCAACCGTCCCAAGCACTGGTTGATCATCGATGAACTCACCCCCGACGGCGGCAACCGCCGACTGGAAAATGGCGCGCCGTTTTTCACCATCGGGCGGTATGAAGGCGTGTTCGTCGGCTTTCAGTCCAAGCTGATCGAGCGCATCGATTACGAGGGTTATGGCGCGCTGCGCATCGCCTACCCCGAGCAGCTCTATTACCTGCAGCGACGCAATTTTTTCCGCGTGACCGTCGCACCGGGCGATCTGAGCACGGTGGACCTTCAGCGCCGCGGTGCCAAACCGCTTTACGGCCAATGCCACGACCTGAGCGTCAACGGCATGCGTCTGCTGGTGCCCTCGGCACTCGACTACGCCTTGACCACTGGCGAATACATCCCCATGGTGCGCTTCAGTCTGGAAGATGTGGAGCTGGCGGTGGAGGCAGAGGTGCGTTTTGTCGGGGCGTTGCGAGACACCAAAACCCGGCAGCCCATGCGCCCGCTCGGCATTCAGTTTCTGAACATGGCCCCGGCCTTCGAGCAGCGCCTGCAACAGTACGTGCAGCGGCGCGACCGCGAACTGCTGAGAGACGCTCGGCGCTGA